In Fimbriimonadia bacterium, the following are encoded in one genomic region:
- a CDS encoding substrate-binding domain-containing protein, whose product MLTALAVLTTLAGCSDKQATKNGDATDGPKLRIAVVPKGTTHDFWKSIHAGAVKAEKELGDVEVTFTGPEREDDRQQQVSLVENLISGGYDAIVLAPLDDKALLAPVQQAGRAGIPVVIIDSGLAGEVGKDFASYVATDNYKGGVLAAEAMTKALGGNGNVLLLRYQEGSESTIQREKGFTDTIAKSPGIKLIDPKRYAGATRATAQDAAESLLATYTDLQGIFTPNESSTFGMLLALRSRGLAGKVRFVGFDSSPGLVEALSKGEIEGLVVQNPVRMGYLGVKTAYDVLKKKPVEPRIDTGVTLVTPENMSQPDVKELLNPDLSVLEGK is encoded by the coding sequence ATGTTGACTGCGCTTGCCGTCCTCACGACGCTTGCGGGATGCAGCGACAAGCAAGCCACCAAGAACGGCGACGCCACGGACGGCCCCAAGCTGCGCATCGCCGTCGTACCGAAAGGCACCACGCACGACTTTTGGAAGAGCATCCACGCGGGCGCCGTGAAGGCCGAGAAGGAGTTGGGAGACGTCGAGGTGACCTTTACCGGCCCCGAGCGCGAGGACGACCGCCAGCAGCAGGTCTCGCTGGTGGAGAACCTGATCAGCGGCGGATACGATGCCATCGTGCTCGCACCGCTGGACGACAAGGCCCTGCTCGCGCCCGTTCAACAGGCCGGTCGCGCCGGCATCCCCGTGGTCATCATCGACTCGGGGCTTGCGGGCGAGGTGGGGAAGGACTTCGCTAGCTACGTCGCAACCGACAATTACAAGGGCGGTGTGCTCGCAGCCGAAGCGATGACGAAGGCACTGGGCGGCAATGGCAATGTGCTGCTTCTGCGCTACCAAGAAGGATCCGAAAGCACCATCCAGCGCGAAAAGGGCTTCACCGATACCATTGCCAAGTCTCCAGGCATCAAGCTGATAGACCCCAAACGGTACGCGGGGGCGACGCGCGCGACCGCACAGGATGCCGCCGAGAGCTTGCTCGCCACCTACACCGATCTGCAGGGCATCTTCACGCCGAACGAGAGTTCTACCTTCGGCATGTTGCTCGCGCTGCGCTCTCGCGGTTTGGCAGGCAAGGTCCGTTTCGTGGGCTTCGATTCCAGCCCCGGCCTGGTGGAAGCGCTTTCGAAGGGCGAGATCGAAGGCCTCGTGGTGCAAAACCCCGTGCGCATGGGCTATTTGGGCGTGAAGACCGCCTACGACGTGCTGAAGAAGAAGCCCGTCGAGCCGCGCATAGACACTGGCGTCACTCTGGTCACGCCCGAGAACATGTCTCAGCCCGATGTGAAGGAGCTGCTGAACCCCGACCTTTCCGTTCTCGAGGGGAAGTGA
- a CDS encoding cysteine desulfurase yields the protein MPGVRRIYLDHAATTPLDPVVREAMARALDGPYGNPSSQHWAGREAVRLLDDARDTIAQSLDAQAAEVCFTSGGTEAANLAVLGRAVQMRGGRVVVGATEHHCVLRAADLAGSLGGSVHVLAVDSQGLVNPDDVRDALAEPTAVVSVMHANNETGTLQPVADIARICAERETAFFCDAVQTWGVLPLPEADLLAVSAHKAYGPKGVGTLRIRPGTRVQPMLVGGGQERERRAGTENLLGIVGMAAAAMALPLNAAEHLTRVRDAFETEVLERMDGVQVSSAAVPRHPGICHLTIEGVSAESLLIRLDQVGLAASSGAACSSGAIEASHVLLAMGFSPQQAATGVRFSFGRTTTIEEAQLAAEKVTEAVRALRR from the coding sequence ATGCCGGGTGTGAGGCGTATCTATCTGGACCACGCGGCGACCACACCCCTGGACCCGGTGGTAAGAGAGGCCATGGCGCGGGCGCTGGACGGCCCGTACGGCAACCCCAGCAGCCAGCACTGGGCAGGGCGCGAGGCTGTACGGCTGCTGGATGATGCTCGAGACACTATCGCCCAGTCACTGGATGCCCAGGCCGCCGAGGTCTGCTTCACATCCGGCGGCACCGAGGCTGCCAACCTCGCCGTGCTCGGTCGTGCCGTGCAGATGCGTGGTGGCCGTGTGGTCGTAGGTGCCACCGAGCACCATTGCGTTCTTCGCGCCGCCGATCTCGCCGGATCACTCGGAGGGTCGGTGCACGTGCTGGCCGTCGACTCGCAGGGACTTGTCAACCCGGACGATGTGCGGGACGCCCTGGCCGAGCCCACCGCCGTGGTTTCTGTGATGCATGCGAATAACGAGACCGGCACCCTTCAGCCCGTAGCCGACATAGCACGTATCTGTGCTGAGAGAGAGACCGCCTTCTTCTGCGATGCCGTGCAGACCTGGGGGGTGCTGCCGCTGCCGGAAGCCGACTTGCTCGCCGTATCCGCACACAAAGCGTACGGGCCGAAGGGTGTGGGGACGCTTCGTATCCGACCTGGCACCCGTGTGCAACCGATGTTGGTAGGTGGAGGGCAAGAGCGCGAGCGGCGAGCGGGAACCGAGAACCTGCTAGGCATCGTCGGAATGGCCGCCGCAGCCATGGCGCTTCCACTGAATGCTGCCGAACACCTAACCCGTGTTCGTGATGCTTTCGAGACGGAGGTGCTGGAGCGAATGGACGGCGTGCAGGTGTCTTCGGCCGCGGTGCCCCGTCACCCTGGCATCTGCCATCTCACCATCGAAGGAGTATCTGCGGAGAGCTTACTGATTCGGTTGGATCAAGTAGGGTTAGCAGCGTCGAGTGGTGCTGCGTGTAGCAGTGGAGCCATCGAGGCCTCACACGTGCTACTTGCCATGGGGTTCTCCCCGCAGCAAGCCGCGACGGGAGTGCGGTTCAGCTTCGGACGTACCACGACGATAGAGGAGGCGCAGCTGGCGGCAGAGAAGGTGACAGAAGCCGTGAGGGCTCTGCGCCGGTAG
- a CDS encoding DUF1559 domain-containing protein, producing the protein MRRPGFTLIELLVVIAIIAILAAILFPVFARARESAKQTECMSNQKQLGLGVTMYLEDFRAFPPLLGYITYDAARFPNQPGWFCSYWRYAKSKEIARCHKSKPLSSVRAGQFTIDYIHNSWLLGYGTRRVTMATVRSPAKLIVLYCFGYKIDDMDPSEEWGDNSMPDGGKGSMWWPGPSYAQPNGIHSGGYNAVFTDGHAKFIGSWNPSSMTRGYWVE; encoded by the coding sequence ATGCGGAGACCCGGCTTCACGCTGATAGAACTTCTCGTCGTTATCGCCATCATCGCGATTCTCGCGGCGATCTTGTTTCCCGTCTTCGCCCGGGCGCGCGAAAGTGCCAAGCAGACCGAGTGCATGAGCAACCAGAAGCAACTCGGCCTCGGCGTTACGATGTACCTAGAAGACTTCCGTGCATTCCCGCCTCTCCTCGGATACATTACCTACGACGCGGCGAGGTTTCCCAACCAGCCCGGCTGGTTCTGCTCCTATTGGCGTTACGCAAAGTCTAAGGAGATCGCCCGCTGCCACAAGTCCAAGCCACTCAGCTCTGTGCGCGCGGGGCAGTTCACCATAGACTACATACACAATAGCTGGCTATTAGGTTATGGTACCCGCCGCGTCACGATGGCCACCGTTCGCAGCCCAGCAAAGCTAATCGTACTCTACTGCTTCGGCTACAAGATTGACGACATGGACCCCTCCGAGGAGTGGGGTGACAACTCCATGCCCGATGGTGGCAAAGGTAGCATGTGGTGGCCCGGGCCTTCCTACGCGCAGCCTAACGGTATCCACAGCGGCGGTTACAACGCAGTGTTCACCGACGGACACGCGAAGTTCATCGGGTCTTGGAACCCCAGTTCGATGACGCGGGGCTATTGGGTGGAGTGA
- a CDS encoding DUF302 domain-containing protein, translated as MSLEQVRRSGYGVSRSLTVPYEEAVERARAALANEGFGVLCEIDVREKLQEKLGVDFRRYVILGACNPALAHRALENELELGLLLPCNVIVYESEDGKGSVVAAVDANAMLGAVGGNPALVEVAAEVSRLLGRVLDRL; from the coding sequence ATGAGTTTGGAGCAGGTGAGAAGGTCGGGCTACGGCGTCAGCAGGAGCCTCACGGTGCCATATGAGGAAGCGGTCGAGCGTGCGCGTGCAGCGCTGGCTAACGAGGGCTTCGGGGTGTTATGCGAGATTGACGTGAGAGAGAAGCTGCAGGAGAAGCTAGGCGTAGACTTCCGTCGGTATGTGATACTAGGCGCATGTAATCCCGCTTTGGCACACAGGGCGCTGGAGAACGAGCTGGAGCTGGGATTGCTGCTGCCGTGCAACGTAATCGTGTACGAGTCCGAGGATGGTAAGGGGTCGGTGGTTGCCGCCGTGGACGCGAACGCGATGCTAGGTGCGGTGGGGGGCAACCCCGCTCTGGTCGAGGTGGCGGCAGAGGTGAGTAGGCTGCTGGGACGCGTGCTGGATAGGCTTTGA
- a CDS encoding TldD/PmbA family protein codes for MKELAQLALDTAKSYGADYVDVRVNRYRRQNIYCENERVGRLVDAEDIGLGVRVLANGAWGFAGTSRLTRDEAMRVAKEAVLIAKAGASTLRKPVVLTPEPAHSLHFKTPYQIDPLAVPVADKIGLLLEVNERLLAYPGIAKAEGFMTLRKEERVYLNSDGSDMSSEVVTTGHWYTATAVGNGDARSRSYSPPQMSIGYEHVNREEMLAETERIATEAVEHLHAPDCPEGVMDLILDPLNLSLTIHESVGHATELDRALGYEESLAGRSFATPDKLHNLQYGSEHVNLLADNTLPHGLATNGFDDDGVPNQTWHIVKDGLFSGYSTSREVASEVGLERSVGGCRADSWSSIPIVRIPNLSLMPGKKPLTLDELISDTKDGIYIEGRGSFSIDQMRCNFQFGGDAFWRIKDGKKVGMLKNVTYQSNTVEFWNSCDAVCDERFWVQNGVLNCGKGDPMQISQMSHGASPARFRNIHVRPAR; via the coding sequence ATGAAGGAACTCGCGCAGCTCGCACTCGACACCGCCAAGTCGTACGGCGCGGACTATGTGGACGTCCGCGTCAATCGCTATCGCAGGCAGAACATCTACTGCGAGAACGAACGCGTCGGCCGCCTGGTGGATGCCGAAGACATCGGCCTCGGCGTGCGCGTGCTGGCCAACGGTGCATGGGGCTTCGCAGGCACCAGCCGGCTCACCAGGGACGAAGCGATGCGAGTGGCGAAAGAAGCCGTCCTCATTGCCAAAGCGGGCGCGAGCACCCTTCGCAAGCCGGTGGTCCTCACCCCCGAGCCCGCACACTCGCTGCACTTCAAGACGCCCTACCAGATCGACCCCCTCGCCGTCCCGGTCGCCGACAAGATCGGACTGCTCCTCGAGGTGAACGAACGACTGCTCGCGTACCCCGGCATCGCCAAGGCCGAGGGCTTTATGACACTGCGCAAGGAAGAGCGCGTCTACCTGAACTCCGACGGGTCGGACATGTCGTCCGAAGTGGTCACCACGGGCCATTGGTACACGGCCACCGCGGTGGGCAACGGTGACGCGCGCAGCCGCTCCTACTCCCCGCCACAAATGTCCATCGGCTACGAGCACGTGAACCGCGAGGAGATGCTGGCCGAAACCGAGCGCATCGCAACGGAAGCGGTCGAGCACCTCCATGCTCCCGACTGTCCAGAAGGCGTGATGGACCTCATCCTCGATCCACTCAATCTATCGCTGACGATCCACGAGTCGGTAGGACACGCCACCGAGTTGGATCGCGCCTTAGGGTACGAGGAGTCCCTCGCCGGCCGCAGCTTCGCCACCCCCGACAAGCTGCACAACCTGCAGTACGGTTCCGAACATGTCAACCTGTTAGCGGACAACACGCTGCCGCATGGCCTTGCTACTAACGGATTCGACGATGATGGGGTGCCGAACCAGACGTGGCACATCGTTAAGGATGGCTTGTTCAGCGGGTACTCCACTAGCCGCGAGGTGGCATCGGAGGTGGGGCTGGAACGCAGCGTCGGCGGGTGCCGCGCGGATAGTTGGAGCAGCATACCCATCGTTCGCATACCTAACTTAAGTCTGATGCCAGGTAAGAAGCCTCTAACCCTGGACGAGCTGATCTCAGACACCAAAGACGGCATCTATATCGAAGGACGTGGTAGTTTCAGCATTGATCAGATGCGGTGTAACTTCCAGTTCGGAGGCGATGCGTTCTGGCGGATCAAGGACGGCAAGAAGGTGGGGATGCTGAAGAACGTCACCTACCAAAGCAACACGGTAGAGTTCTGGAACTCCTGCGACGCCGTATGCGACGAGCGGTTTTGGGTGCAGAACGGTGTGTTGAACTGCGGCAAGGGCGACCCGATGCAGATCAGCCAGATGTCGCACGGCGCCTCTCCCGCCCGCTTCCGCAACATCCACGTCCGCCCGGCGAGGTAG
- a CDS encoding DUF72 domain-containing protein, with product MGREGVLFVGTSGWSYAHWAKGVFYPKGLKQGEWLGYFAQHFRTAEVNMSFYRLPPEAMVDRWRDAVPEGFVFAMKMWRRVTHERRLKGAEREMADFMRSVSRLGPKLGPILVQLPPGLPVDMGLLDDALGALRQVTEGAARIAVEFRNEAWLTSEARALLERHGAALCVQDHGLCTNTHPNDAAFVYVRRHGPSGRYAGCYSEEHLQEDASCIRGWLVEGRDVYAYFNNDIEGHAVRNALRLLELAEQP from the coding sequence ATGGGTCGAGAGGGAGTGCTTTTCGTCGGCACGAGCGGATGGTCGTACGCCCACTGGGCGAAGGGCGTCTTCTACCCGAAGGGACTGAAGCAGGGCGAGTGGCTCGGCTACTTCGCACAGCACTTCCGCACCGCGGAGGTAAACATGTCCTTCTACCGCCTGCCGCCCGAAGCGATGGTGGACCGCTGGCGCGATGCCGTGCCCGAAGGCTTCGTGTTCGCCATGAAGATGTGGCGGCGGGTGACGCACGAGCGAAGACTGAAGGGCGCCGAGAGGGAGATGGCCGACTTCATGCGTTCCGTGTCGCGGCTGGGCCCGAAGCTGGGGCCGATCTTGGTGCAGCTTCCGCCCGGGCTGCCGGTGGACATGGGGCTGCTGGATGACGCGCTGGGTGCGCTGCGCCAAGTCACGGAAGGCGCAGCCCGCATCGCCGTGGAGTTTCGGAACGAAGCGTGGCTCACCTCTGAGGCGCGTGCCCTGCTCGAGAGGCACGGCGCAGCCCTCTGCGTCCAAGACCACGGGCTTTGCACGAATACGCATCCGAACGATGCGGCATTTGTTTACGTGCGGCGGCACGGGCCTTCCGGGCGATATGCGGGCTGCTACAGCGAGGAGCATCTGCAGGAGGATGCTTCTTGCATCCGAGGCTGGCTCGTCGAGGGCCGGGACGTGTACGCGTATTTCAACAACGACATCGAAGGCCACGCGGTGCGCAACGCCCTCCGCCTTCTGGAACTCGCCGAGCAGCCCTGA